Proteins from one Planctomyces sp. SH-PL62 genomic window:
- a CDS encoding CARDB domain-containing protein — MSDKRRSEGRRRAWGRGPIILRFDSLEKREVLSAAGHGLPDLVGSSMVVVQDADWGETVTATGQITNQGDAGATGPFNVAIYAGSRANVGRYSVYLGEVTVPDGLAAGQSVPFTTVVKLPSNPVPGLGSTGLLHLSLKVDSQRQVNEANERNNSGVGPGFDQAVVAIAPQQPAQLIATSVGTYPTTATWGKTLSVTTQITNKSYGAAPATRAQVILTPAGIAQGTGSDVTIGSITVPAIQPWQTVNAEKSFTLPEIPPVLLSGASQFTLTILPDGDFLTNPVGPHFAISGIGVDQAVVNINLPAGASGAPIHEILPDLAVATVTPSTSDLVWGGSFDVATSVQNMGTIDPGPFRVRFLLVGPSGNTTRTIFLGDAVIPGLAPGYQQPITQTVSLPSRLPAGILLDGVGTAKIVAIADPENGINETFKNNNTATSAPVSLRLLGSDGTTYVPNTPNPEVLLSINRPSLAKYQKSVKLAQAAADTQNGQAAPTKKLFRRPPPKVKSDRALGIFPKSVGSFLDDLF; from the coding sequence ATGTCCGACAAGCGACGATCCGAGGGACGTCGACGCGCCTGGGGGCGCGGTCCGATCATCTTGCGATTCGACTCCCTCGAGAAGCGCGAAGTCCTGTCGGCCGCCGGGCACGGCCTCCCCGACCTCGTCGGCTCCTCGATGGTGGTGGTCCAGGACGCCGACTGGGGCGAGACCGTCACCGCCACCGGCCAGATCACCAACCAGGGGGACGCCGGCGCCACGGGCCCGTTCAACGTCGCGATCTACGCCGGGAGCCGGGCCAACGTCGGCCGCTATTCGGTCTACCTGGGCGAAGTCACGGTCCCCGACGGCCTCGCCGCCGGCCAGTCCGTGCCGTTCACCACGGTCGTCAAGCTCCCGTCCAACCCGGTGCCGGGACTGGGCTCCACCGGCCTGCTCCACCTGTCGCTCAAGGTGGATTCCCAGCGGCAGGTGAACGAGGCCAACGAGCGGAACAATTCCGGCGTCGGCCCCGGCTTCGACCAGGCGGTCGTCGCGATCGCCCCGCAGCAGCCCGCCCAGCTCATCGCGACCTCGGTCGGCACCTACCCCACCACGGCGACGTGGGGCAAGACCCTCTCCGTGACGACCCAGATCACGAACAAGTCGTACGGCGCGGCCCCGGCGACCCGCGCCCAGGTCATCCTGACCCCCGCGGGCATCGCCCAGGGGACCGGGTCCGACGTCACCATCGGCAGCATCACCGTGCCGGCGATCCAGCCCTGGCAGACGGTCAACGCCGAGAAGTCGTTCACCCTCCCGGAGATCCCGCCGGTCCTGCTCTCCGGCGCGAGCCAGTTCACGCTGACGATCCTGCCCGACGGCGACTTCCTCACCAACCCGGTCGGGCCCCACTTCGCGATCAGCGGGATCGGCGTCGATCAGGCCGTGGTCAACATCAATCTGCCGGCCGGCGCGTCCGGCGCGCCGATCCACGAGATCCTGCCCGACCTGGCCGTCGCCACCGTCACCCCGTCGACCAGCGATCTGGTCTGGGGCGGCAGCTTCGACGTCGCCACCAGCGTCCAGAACATGGGGACGATCGACCCCGGCCCGTTCCGCGTCCGCTTCCTGCTGGTCGGCCCCAGCGGCAACACCACGCGCACCATCTTCCTCGGCGACGCCGTCATCCCGGGCCTCGCGCCGGGATACCAGCAGCCGATCACCCAGACCGTCTCCCTCCCCAGCCGGCTCCCCGCGGGGATCCTCCTGGACGGCGTGGGGACCGCCAAGATCGTGGCGATCGCCGACCCGGAGAACGGGATCAACGAGACGTTTAAGAACAACAATACGGCGACCTCGGCCCCGGTTTCGCTCCGCCTCCTCGGCAGCGACGGCACCACGTACGTGCCCAACACGCCGAATCCGGAAGTGCTGCTGTCGATCAACCGGCCCAGTCTCGCCAAATATCAGAAGTCCGTGAAACTGGCCCAGGCTGCCGCGGACACCCAGAACGGCCAGGCCGCCCCGACCAAGAAGCTTTTCCGACGGCCGCCCCCCAAGGTCAAGAGCGATCGCGCCCTGGGCATCTTCCCCAAATCGGTCGGAAGTTTCCTGGACGACCTCTTTTGA
- a CDS encoding alpha/beta hydrolase: MAQDRTDAHGSSTASRIGALTDARFVPRQYEPNYAYPLLVLLHGKGGDEDQLIRAMPALSRQNYVGLGLRGPVPVVKRERLVGYSWGSEFEIPERCSFRQGPALREADRFRRAMCEPELDPITRLEEGVFASVREARSHLHVHSERIFLVGCGEGAAAAYRLGLSFPDRFAGVVAINGWLPGEFRPLARFDACRDFPVLVVHGAWNARVPLSRARREVGTLRAAGLRVAFQSYPCNHRLDSDMLADVDNWLMTRCTGNPAV, translated from the coding sequence ATGGCCCAGGACCGGACAGACGCACATGGCTCCTCGACCGCCTCACGAATCGGGGCGCTGACTGACGCCCGCTTCGTGCCGCGCCAGTATGAGCCCAATTATGCCTACCCGCTCCTGGTCCTGCTGCACGGCAAGGGTGGCGACGAGGATCAGCTCATCCGGGCGATGCCCGCCCTGAGCCGGCAGAATTACGTCGGCCTCGGCCTGCGGGGCCCCGTCCCCGTCGTGAAGCGCGAACGCCTGGTCGGCTACTCCTGGGGCTCCGAGTTCGAGATCCCCGAACGGTGCAGCTTCCGCCAGGGCCCCGCTCTCCGAGAGGCCGATCGATTCCGACGGGCGATGTGCGAGCCCGAGTTGGACCCGATCACTCGCCTGGAAGAGGGGGTGTTCGCCAGCGTCCGCGAGGCGCGGAGCCACCTGCACGTCCACTCCGAGCGGATCTTCCTGGTCGGCTGCGGCGAGGGGGCGGCGGCGGCCTACCGGCTGGGCCTCAGCTTCCCGGATCGGTTCGCCGGGGTCGTGGCGATCAACGGCTGGCTCCCCGGCGAGTTCCGTCCCCTCGCCCGGTTCGACGCCTGTCGCGACTTCCCCGTCCTGGTGGTCCACGGCGCCTGGAACGCCCGCGTCCCCCTCTCTCGCGCCCGTCGCGAGGTGGGCACGCTCCGAGCCGCCGGGCTTCGGGTCGCCTTCCAGTCCTACCCCTGCAACCACCGCCTCGACTCCGACATGCTCGCCGATGTCGACAACTGGCTCATGACGCGCTGCACGGGCAACCCCGCCGTCTGA
- a CDS encoding energy-coupling factor ABC transporter permease gives MHIPDVLIDSRISIATTVMGAACLAYGLRRVEERHGPRTTSLMGMTAAFIFAAQMVNFPVGPGVSGHLLGGVLSAVILGPWAGAVVLAAVLIVQCLLFQDGGVTALGANFLNMGVIGAVGGYAIYAPIRRALGGRRGILIGSMIAAWFSVLLAAGAFTIELAAGSGRDDFLRVLSWMALVHAAIGVGEALITGLVVRFVLLTRPELIEEEADYEGAATPTLAARWLSTAVAGLGVALGVAVFASPFAWDKPDGLEFVGEKFDFLPESETPPLVKSPMADYQAPLPAGLDAVDEVKLATAAAGLTGTLVVFALAWTMARVFAAKDPKRDGVLIDVA, from the coding sequence ATGCATATCCCGGACGTACTGATCGATTCCCGGATCTCGATCGCGACGACGGTCATGGGGGCGGCGTGCCTGGCCTACGGCCTGCGTCGGGTCGAGGAACGCCACGGGCCCCGGACGACGTCGCTGATGGGGATGACGGCGGCCTTCATCTTCGCGGCCCAGATGGTGAATTTCCCGGTCGGTCCCGGCGTCTCCGGGCACCTGCTCGGCGGCGTGCTTTCGGCCGTGATCCTGGGGCCCTGGGCGGGGGCGGTGGTCCTCGCGGCCGTGCTGATCGTCCAGTGCCTGCTCTTCCAGGACGGCGGCGTGACGGCGCTCGGCGCGAACTTCCTCAACATGGGCGTGATCGGCGCCGTGGGCGGCTACGCCATCTACGCCCCGATCCGACGCGCCCTCGGGGGGCGTCGGGGAATCCTCATCGGGTCGATGATCGCGGCCTGGTTCTCCGTCTTGCTCGCCGCCGGCGCGTTCACGATCGAGCTGGCCGCCGGGTCCGGCCGGGACGACTTCCTCCGCGTCCTGAGCTGGATGGCCCTGGTCCACGCGGCGATCGGCGTGGGAGAGGCCCTGATCACCGGCCTGGTGGTCCGCTTCGTCCTGCTCACCCGCCCCGAGCTGATCGAGGAGGAGGCCGACTACGAAGGCGCGGCGACGCCGACCCTCGCGGCGCGATGGCTCTCGACGGCGGTCGCGGGCCTGGGCGTGGCCCTCGGGGTGGCGGTCTTCGCCTCCCCTTTCGCCTGGGACAAGCCCGACGGCCTGGAGTTCGTCGGCGAGAAGTTCGACTTCCTGCCCGAGTCCGAAACCCCGCCCCTCGTGAAGTCTCCGATGGCCGATTACCAGGCTCCACTGCCGGCCGGCCTGGACGCCGTCGACGAGGTGAAGCTGGCCACGGCCGCCGCCGGCCTGACCGGGACCCTGGTGGTCTTCGCCCTGGCCTGGACGATGGCCCGCGTCTTCGCCGCCAAGGACCCCAAGCGAGACGGAGTGCTGATCGATGTCGCCTGA
- a CDS encoding energy-coupling factor transporter transmembrane component T family protein, which produces MSPDGPIHRLDARVKLLAAVGFVVVVVALPPGSWRTQGTLAAALAVVATIAGVSPLRLFARWLGFALVVGFLALLTAGSLAARTGLSPKLVVLDLVIRNSLAIVMMMVLAHVTPWPKLLGAMRRLGVPAVLVTTLGLMFRYLFVLREELERMTTARRARNFGRFGLGFGTLAGLIAALLFRALEREERVFAAMTARGWDGTMRTLED; this is translated from the coding sequence ATGTCGCCTGACGGCCCGATCCACCGCCTCGACGCGCGGGTGAAGTTGCTCGCGGCCGTCGGCTTCGTCGTCGTCGTGGTCGCCCTGCCCCCGGGCTCGTGGCGGACTCAGGGGACGCTCGCCGCGGCGCTCGCCGTCGTCGCGACGATCGCGGGAGTCTCGCCGCTCCGCCTGTTCGCCCGCTGGCTGGGGTTCGCCCTGGTGGTCGGATTCCTGGCGCTGCTGACGGCGGGAAGCCTGGCGGCGCGGACCGGGCTGAGCCCGAAGCTCGTGGTCCTGGACCTGGTGATCCGAAACAGCCTGGCGATCGTCATGATGATGGTCCTGGCCCACGTCACGCCCTGGCCGAAGCTGCTGGGCGCGATGCGACGACTGGGCGTGCCCGCGGTCCTGGTGACGACTCTCGGCCTGATGTTCCGCTACCTGTTCGTCCTTCGCGAGGAACTCGAACGGATGACGACCGCCCGCCGCGCCCGCAATTTCGGGCGGTTCGGCCTGGGGTTCGGGACGCTCGCGGGCCTGATCGCCGCCCTGTTGTTCCGCGCCCTGGAACGCGAGGAGCGAGTCTTCGCGGCCATGACGGCCCGGGGCTGGGACGGCACCATGCGCACCCTGGAAGACTGA
- a CDS encoding energy-coupling factor ABC transporter ATP-binding protein, whose translation MATTDETPAPAVRLRGLTYDYPDGRRALDGVDLTIAPGESTALVGPNGAGKSTLLLHLNGLLPGRRLRGRNGPSVWIDGLEAARDAAAVRRKVGLLFQDPDDQLFSTSVIEDVAFGPLNLGMGKEEARRLALECLARVDLEDAAERPPHHLSFGERKRVCLAGVLACGPSVLVLDEPTANLDPRARRRFIGLVASLPATKLIATHDLEMVLEVCPRTILLDAGRVVADGPSREILDDAPLLEAHGLERPLSLLIHRRDDVLR comes from the coding sequence GTGGCGACGACCGACGAGACGCCCGCCCCGGCCGTCCGCCTGCGGGGCCTGACCTACGACTACCCCGACGGCCGCCGCGCGCTCGACGGGGTGGACCTGACGATCGCGCCCGGCGAGTCGACGGCGCTCGTCGGCCCCAACGGCGCCGGCAAGAGCACGCTGCTTCTCCATCTCAACGGCCTCCTCCCCGGCCGTCGGCTCCGGGGCCGCAACGGGCCCTCGGTCTGGATCGACGGCCTGGAAGCGGCCAGGGACGCGGCCGCCGTCCGCCGCAAGGTCGGGCTCCTGTTCCAGGACCCCGACGACCAGCTCTTCTCCACCTCGGTGATCGAGGACGTAGCGTTCGGGCCGCTGAACCTGGGGATGGGCAAGGAGGAGGCCCGTCGGCTGGCGCTCGAGTGCCTGGCCCGGGTCGACCTGGAGGACGCCGCCGAACGGCCGCCGCACCACCTCAGCTTCGGCGAGCGGAAGCGGGTCTGCCTGGCGGGCGTCCTCGCCTGCGGGCCGTCGGTTTTGGTCCTCGACGAGCCGACCGCGAATCTCGACCCTCGCGCCCGGCGGCGGTTCATCGGCCTGGTCGCGTCGCTCCCGGCCACCAAGCTGATCGCCACGCACGACCTGGAGATGGTCCTCGAAGTCTGCCCTCGCACGATCCTCCTGGACGCCGGCCGCGTCGTCGCCGACGGCCCCTCGCGCGAGATCCTCGACGACGCCCCCCTCCTGGAAGCCCACGGGCTCGAACGCCCGCTCAGCCTGCTGATCCACCGCCGCGACGACGTCCTGCGCTAA
- a CDS encoding tetratricopeptide repeat protein — protein MIRERRKPAPSLRSRVPEVPPSLDALVAKCLDPDPARRHRFAADLAEDLRRFLDDLPMKHGPEPSLVERGRKWARRHPAVSSSSSTALAFALLLGLSIFGAFQAYEAMQGLQARLKLRAFHRDFLECQFLLNTFGDSDARIRRGVELAASTLKSAGVDESGSAKGPLGGPWVDRLAPQERDEVRRSIVDLILEDARARVVLAGRECEDEARREALARAVSRLDRLQASVDPAPSALFRERSRYRAALGDAQGSIADLAEADARPPSTCHDWTALGLSFLSTDQVAEAEEALTQAVALDVTSFWAWFALGHCHFEQERFEEAVGDFTACVVARPEFAWGHYNRGLALARAGRPREACDAYSRAIANDPHFAEARIDRGLVELDLDRPAAAEADLRSGLDRARRDPRVLSALGDALARQGKPDEAERLFADLLAHEPHDAAVRTARGIIRLGLDPKGAAEDFALVLSDDPSCALAHYGMARVVRERDRDAALSHLDQALRDDPRLFEAVELRALERARRGDRSALDDVDVLVKAPTANRLYNAACALTILGEKTQDEASLSRAVDLLGRAFLAGAPTSAADSDPDLEPLRRRGDYAEATARSAVSR, from the coding sequence ATGATCCGAGAACGGCGCAAGCCCGCCCCTTCGCTCCGCTCGCGAGTCCCCGAGGTCCCCCCCAGCCTCGACGCCCTGGTGGCGAAGTGCCTGGACCCCGATCCGGCGCGTCGGCATCGGTTCGCGGCGGATCTCGCGGAGGACCTCCGCCGCTTTCTCGACGACCTGCCGATGAAGCACGGGCCGGAGCCCAGCCTCGTCGAACGCGGGCGAAAGTGGGCGAGGCGGCATCCGGCGGTCAGCTCCTCATCGTCGACCGCCCTGGCCTTCGCCCTCCTGCTCGGGCTCTCGATCTTCGGCGCGTTTCAGGCCTATGAAGCGATGCAAGGGCTGCAGGCGCGGCTCAAGCTTCGGGCGTTCCATCGCGACTTCCTGGAGTGCCAGTTCCTCCTCAACACCTTCGGCGACTCCGACGCGAGGATCAGGCGGGGCGTCGAGCTGGCCGCCTCGACCCTGAAATCGGCGGGCGTCGACGAGTCGGGATCGGCGAAGGGACCGCTCGGGGGCCCCTGGGTCGATCGGCTCGCGCCCCAGGAGCGCGACGAAGTCAGGCGATCGATCGTCGACCTCATCCTCGAAGACGCCCGCGCCCGGGTGGTGCTGGCGGGCCGGGAGTGTGAGGACGAGGCCCGTCGCGAGGCGTTGGCCCGGGCGGTTTCGCGGCTGGACCGCCTCCAGGCGAGCGTCGATCCGGCCCCGTCGGCCCTGTTCCGCGAACGCTCTCGCTATCGTGCGGCCCTTGGCGACGCGCAGGGATCGATCGCGGATCTCGCCGAGGCCGACGCGCGTCCGCCGTCGACCTGCCACGACTGGACGGCGCTGGGGCTCTCATTCCTCTCGACCGACCAGGTGGCCGAGGCCGAGGAGGCGCTGACGCAGGCCGTGGCCCTCGACGTCACCTCGTTCTGGGCCTGGTTCGCGCTGGGACACTGCCATTTCGAGCAGGAGCGCTTCGAGGAAGCCGTCGGCGACTTCACGGCGTGCGTGGTGGCCCGTCCCGAGTTCGCGTGGGGCCACTACAATCGGGGACTCGCCCTGGCCCGCGCGGGGCGTCCTCGCGAGGCGTGCGACGCCTATTCCCGGGCGATCGCGAACGATCCCCACTTCGCGGAGGCGCGGATCGATCGCGGCCTGGTCGAGCTGGATCTGGACCGCCCGGCGGCCGCCGAGGCCGACCTGCGGAGCGGGCTCGATCGCGCCCGACGCGACCCCCGCGTGCTGTCCGCGCTGGGCGACGCGCTCGCCCGTCAGGGCAAGCCGGACGAGGCCGAGCGGCTGTTCGCCGACCTGCTGGCCCACGAGCCGCACGACGCGGCCGTTCGGACGGCTCGCGGCATCATCCGTCTGGGGCTCGACCCGAAGGGGGCGGCCGAGGATTTCGCCCTCGTTTTGTCGGACGATCCTTCCTGCGCCCTGGCCCACTACGGCATGGCTCGCGTGGTCCGCGAACGCGACCGCGACGCGGCGCTGAGCCATCTCGACCAGGCCTTGCGGGACGATCCTCGGCTCTTCGAGGCGGTCGAGCTGCGTGCGCTGGAGCGGGCCCGCCGGGGCGATCGCTCGGCCCTGGACGACGTGGACGTGCTGGTCAAGGCTCCCACCGCCAACCGCCTGTACAATGCGGCCTGCGCCCTGACGATCCTGGGGGAGAAGACCCAGGACGAGGCGAGCCTCTCCCGGGCCGTCGACCTCCTGGGCCGCGCCTTCCTCGCCGGGGCGCCGACGTCCGCCGCCGATTCCGACCCCGACCTGGAGCCGCTTCGTCGGCGGGGCGACTACGCCGAGGCGACGGCCCGGTCGGCCGTCTCGCGGTGA
- a CDS encoding protein kinase domain-containing protein has protein sequence MSGDRSNEREDEVLYGAWEIDSVRSLDSLRPSLGGVRGPHAKVPSRPSRSNGAGEVPGEVAAPNGGTGGGGLSQTCVHLEGIGSASEAGSASGAGHCPVSLEQLRLGDEVGGFRLIAELGRGAFARVFLAEEASLGGRRVALKISAAEGDEPQILARLQHAHIVPVHSVRDDPRTGLRLLCMPFLGGANLAQVMEEARAVQGANHEGRSLVEALDQLSRRFPCPVEDGYRSARRSLIRSRSHDGVSLRVDPPVGSSRKAATAGRCDRPSRRFGPLRRMLERGAEAEDSGPEGAAEEMLPSRRFLRGADVVRASVWIVARLAEGLEHAHGRGLLHRDLKPSNVLIAADGTPMLLDFNLAVESEVVESADESVARATVGGTLPYMAPEHLDALDPEGTTSPDAVDERSDLYSLGLILFEMIADAPAFEPVPTGGARCGCCAG, from the coding sequence ATGAGTGGCGACCGCTCGAACGAGAGAGAAGACGAGGTGCTCTACGGCGCCTGGGAGATCGACTCCGTTCGCTCGCTGGACTCGCTCCGACCGTCGCTCGGCGGCGTCCGGGGGCCGCACGCGAAGGTGCCCAGCCGACCTTCGCGGTCGAACGGCGCCGGGGAGGTTCCCGGCGAGGTCGCGGCGCCGAACGGGGGGACGGGAGGCGGTGGGCTCTCGCAGACCTGCGTGCACCTCGAAGGGATCGGCTCGGCGAGCGAGGCGGGCTCCGCTTCGGGCGCCGGCCACTGCCCCGTATCCCTCGAACAGCTCCGTCTCGGCGACGAGGTCGGCGGCTTCCGGCTGATCGCCGAGCTGGGTCGGGGGGCCTTCGCCCGGGTCTTCCTCGCCGAGGAGGCGAGCCTCGGCGGCCGTCGCGTCGCCCTGAAGATCTCCGCGGCCGAGGGGGACGAACCCCAGATCCTCGCCCGGCTGCAGCACGCCCACATCGTCCCCGTCCACTCGGTGCGCGACGACCCGCGGACCGGCCTCCGCCTCCTCTGCATGCCGTTCCTGGGGGGAGCGAATCTGGCGCAGGTGATGGAGGAGGCGCGCGCCGTGCAGGGGGCGAACCACGAGGGCCGGAGCCTGGTCGAGGCGCTCGACCAGCTCAGCCGACGCTTCCCCTGCCCCGTGGAGGACGGTTACCGTTCCGCCCGTCGGTCGTTGATCCGGTCGCGGTCGCACGACGGGGTCTCGTTGCGGGTCGACCCGCCGGTGGGGTCGTCCCGGAAGGCGGCGACGGCCGGCCGCTGCGATCGGCCTTCGCGACGGTTCGGCCCCCTGCGCCGGATGCTCGAGCGCGGGGCCGAGGCGGAAGACTCGGGGCCCGAAGGGGCCGCCGAAGAGATGCTGCCGTCACGTCGGTTCCTCCGCGGGGCCGACGTGGTGCGGGCCTCGGTCTGGATCGTCGCCAGGCTGGCCGAGGGCCTGGAACACGCCCACGGTCGCGGGCTGCTCCATCGCGACCTGAAGCCGTCGAACGTCCTGATCGCGGCCGACGGCACGCCGATGCTCCTGGACTTCAACCTCGCGGTCGAGTCCGAGGTCGTCGAGTCGGCCGACGAGTCGGTCGCCCGAGCGACGGTCGGCGGGACGCTCCCGTACATGGCGCCGGAACACCTGGATGCGCTCGATCCGGAGGGGACGACCTCGCCGGACGCGGTCGATGAGCGTTCCGACCTCTATTCCCTGGGCCTGATCCTCTTCGAGATGATCGCGGACGCGCCGGCCTTCGAACCCGTCCCCACGGGCGGGGCCCGCTGCGGATGCTGCGCCGGATGA
- a CDS encoding HD-GYP domain-containing protein, with amino-acid sequence MYAERQERAPRLDNVRSDEASDGVPAGEEGEHVVIGRLIRRLKISDAPTRFQTLATNVLRASLGVEATAWVPAEEHEPVVVSGEVPGLTSTALRVIAGSYGRDAVQIVDARQDRPGLAPDSVRQFAIVVAGSSGALVVVNPPPGAVISPLEVERTQYIASLIATQSHNARIYAELKDLLFGIIRALTAAIDAKDPYTSGHSERVARIAVRLAEELGMPPQKRSDLYLTGLLHDIGKIGIDDEVLKKVGPLSQEEYRRIQEHVEIGVTILQDLKKLRHIMPGVRHHHESFDGTGYPDHLEGEEIPMEARILAVADSFDAMSSNRPYRKRLSPMQIDEILAKGKGVQWDPDVVDALRACRMDVEAIRQKGLGDSLIRVVDVTLGRR; translated from the coding sequence ATGTACGCGGAGCGCCAAGAGCGGGCGCCACGGCTCGACAACGTCAGGTCGGACGAGGCCTCGGACGGGGTGCCGGCCGGGGAGGAGGGGGAACACGTCGTGATCGGCCGGCTGATCCGCCGGCTCAAGATCTCGGACGCCCCGACGCGATTCCAGACGCTGGCGACGAACGTCCTGCGGGCGTCGCTGGGAGTGGAGGCGACGGCCTGGGTCCCCGCCGAGGAGCATGAACCGGTCGTCGTCAGCGGCGAGGTGCCGGGCCTCACCTCCACGGCGCTCCGCGTTATCGCGGGGTCGTACGGCAGGGACGCCGTCCAGATCGTCGACGCCCGGCAGGATCGGCCGGGGCTCGCCCCCGACTCCGTCCGACAGTTCGCCATCGTCGTCGCCGGGTCGTCGGGGGCCCTGGTGGTGGTCAACCCCCCTCCGGGCGCGGTCATCAGTCCCCTGGAGGTCGAGCGGACCCAGTACATCGCCTCGCTGATCGCCACCCAGTCGCACAACGCCCGGATCTATGCCGAGCTGAAGGACCTGCTGTTCGGGATCATCCGCGCCCTGACGGCCGCCATCGACGCCAAGGACCCCTACACGTCAGGCCATTCCGAGCGGGTCGCGCGGATCGCCGTGCGGCTGGCCGAGGAGCTGGGGATGCCGCCGCAGAAGCGCAGCGACCTGTACCTGACGGGCCTGCTGCACGACATCGGCAAGATCGGCATCGACGACGAGGTGCTCAAGAAGGTCGGGCCGCTCAGCCAGGAGGAGTACCGCCGCATCCAGGAGCACGTCGAGATCGGCGTGACGATCCTCCAGGACCTCAAGAAGCTCCGGCACATCATGCCGGGCGTGCGCCACCACCATGAGAGCTTCGACGGGACGGGCTACCCGGACCACCTGGAAGGGGAGGAGATCCCGATGGAGGCGCGCATCCTGGCCGTCGCCGACTCGTTCGACGCGATGTCGAGCAATCGGCCGTACCGCAAGCGGCTCTCGCCGATGCAGATCGACGAGATCCTCGCGAAAGGCAAGGGCGTGCAATGGGACCCGGACGTGGTCGACGCGCTGCGGGCCTGCCGGATGGACGTGGAGGCGATCCGCCAGAAGGGACTGGGAGACAGCCTCATCCGCGTCGTCGACGTGACCCTGGGCCGCCGTTGA